Proteins from a single region of Corynebacterium casei LMG S-19264:
- a CDS encoding metallophosphoesterase family protein, with product MAGKASHTTLWAVSDLHAAVKANNGRIDDIQPQHPSDWLIVAGDVAERTDLVVQVLKKLRSRFAKVIWVPGNHELFSRSTDRYQGRDKYNQLVEGCREIDVDTPEDPFPVFNGVTIAPLFTLYDYSFRAPGTTVEQAIMAAAERQIMMTDEIAIAPFVDVRAWCWDRLAYSIKRLSRISGPTILINHWPLVQEPTLKMRWAEIGLWCGSRHTRQWPTRYNAQAVIYGHLHMPSVDKIDGVDHIEVSLGYPREWMAHEGKQLWPYPVMTMGEEK from the coding sequence ATGGCTGGAAAGGCATCGCACACGACACTGTGGGCGGTCTCCGACCTGCATGCTGCGGTCAAGGCCAATAACGGCAGAATTGATGACATCCAACCGCAACACCCGTCTGACTGGTTGATTGTTGCAGGCGACGTTGCAGAACGCACTGACTTAGTGGTGCAAGTGCTCAAGAAGCTGCGTTCTCGTTTCGCCAAAGTCATTTGGGTGCCGGGCAACCATGAGCTGTTCTCGCGCTCCACAGACCGCTATCAAGGCCGCGACAAGTACAACCAATTGGTTGAAGGCTGCCGCGAAATCGACGTGGATACTCCGGAAGACCCTTTTCCAGTATTCAACGGCGTCACGATCGCGCCATTGTTTACCCTGTATGACTATTCTTTCCGCGCGCCAGGAACCACGGTGGAACAGGCGATTATGGCCGCCGCTGAGCGCCAGATCATGATGACAGATGAGATTGCCATTGCGCCGTTCGTGGATGTGCGCGCGTGGTGCTGGGACCGGCTGGCTTATTCCATCAAGCGTTTGTCGCGTATTTCAGGGCCAACAATCTTGATTAATCATTGGCCCTTGGTACAGGAACCGACGCTGAAAATGCGCTGGGCGGAAATTGGCTTGTGGTGCGGTTCTAGGCATACACGCCAATGGCCGACACGATATAACGCACAAGCTGTTATATATGGCCACCTACACATGCCTTCTGTAGATAAGATTGATGGGGTAGACCATATCGAGGTTTCACTTGGATACCCGCGTGAGTGGATGGCGCATGAAGGTAAACAATTGTGGCCATACCCTGTGATGACGATGGGGGAGGAGAAGTGA
- a CDS encoding 4'-phosphopantetheinyl transferase family protein, with product MLEPSLFPDVARFCYVKTGTEGFDLVNFQNLHPLEQSLVSHSVEVRKAEFGDARWCAHEALRELGYIGADPILRGERGMPLWPEGFTGSLTHTTGFRAAVVAPTKKVLSLGLDAEKAEPLPEGVLSMIARSGEIPQINRLREAGIPYADRLLFCAKEATYKAWFPMTHRWLGFDQAEIDIREDGTLISYLLVRPTPVPFICGRWMVQDGYVLVATTVEEGIGHERLAY from the coding sequence ATGCTAGAGCCCTCCCTCTTTCCCGATGTCGCCCGCTTTTGTTACGTAAAAACCGGCACCGAAGGCTTCGACCTCGTCAACTTCCAGAATTTGCATCCCCTGGAGCAATCCCTTGTTTCACATTCAGTGGAAGTCCGCAAGGCAGAATTTGGTGATGCTCGTTGGTGCGCCCACGAAGCACTTCGGGAACTAGGTTATATAGGCGCAGACCCCATTTTGCGCGGGGAACGTGGGATGCCACTGTGGCCGGAAGGGTTTACCGGCTCATTGACGCACACCACTGGATTTAGAGCAGCCGTGGTAGCGCCGACAAAGAAGGTTTTGTCGCTCGGGCTCGATGCTGAAAAGGCAGAACCTTTGCCCGAAGGCGTGTTGTCCATGATTGCGCGCTCAGGCGAGATTCCACAGATCAATCGCCTCCGCGAAGCGGGCATTCCCTATGCAGATAGATTGCTGTTTTGCGCAAAGGAAGCAACCTATAAAGCGTGGTTCCCCATGACTCATCGCTGGCTAGGTTTTGACCAGGCGGAGATTGATATCCGCGAAGATGGCACTTTGATTTCTTATCTCTTGGTGCGCCCAACCCCAGTGCCATTCATTTGCGGCCGTTGGATGGTCCAAGACGGATATGTCCTCGTGGCCACCACCGTAGAAGAAGGCATTGGCCACGAGCGCCTGGCCTACTAA
- the truB gene encoding tRNA pseudouridine(55) synthase TruB, which produces MTDSGLVVVDKPAGMTSHDVVARIRREFGTRKVGHAGTLDPMATGVLILGIERGTKFLAHMVAATKAYDATIRLGASTTTDDFEGEVINQTSAEHITDEQALAEIKKLTGDIMQKPAKVSAIKIDGKRAYQRVRDGEEVDIPARPVTVSRFDVNASRTEPREFDVTVECSSGTYIRSLARDLGDSLGVGGHLTALRRTAVGPFLLADASPIDNLQLSLTLDEALVRCYPRLDVTEEEAAKLAMGQWLEPRGLKGTHAAVGPDGRSVALIKEQGRRLATVFVAHPSTL; this is translated from the coding sequence ATGACTGACTCAGGACTTGTTGTTGTGGATAAACCGGCCGGCATGACTTCTCATGACGTTGTCGCCCGCATACGAAGGGAGTTTGGCACCCGCAAAGTCGGCCACGCCGGCACCCTAGATCCCATGGCCACGGGTGTTTTGATCCTGGGTATTGAACGCGGCACTAAGTTTTTGGCGCACATGGTTGCAGCCACCAAAGCCTATGACGCCACCATTCGTTTGGGTGCTTCCACCACCACCGATGACTTTGAGGGAGAAGTCATTAACCAGACCTCTGCTGAGCACATCACTGATGAGCAAGCTTTGGCAGAAATTAAGAAGTTAACCGGCGATATCATGCAAAAGCCAGCGAAGGTCAGCGCCATTAAAATTGACGGCAAACGCGCCTACCAGCGTGTACGTGACGGCGAGGAGGTTGATATCCCTGCCCGTCCGGTGACAGTTAGCCGCTTCGATGTCAATGCCAGCCGTACCGAACCACGCGAGTTTGATGTCACCGTTGAGTGTTCATCGGGTACCTATATTCGCTCGTTGGCTCGTGATTTAGGCGATAGCCTGGGTGTGGGTGGGCATCTCACCGCCCTGCGGCGCACGGCGGTTGGGCCATTTTTGCTTGCCGATGCCTCCCCGATCGACAACCTACAGCTCTCCCTCACTCTCGATGAGGCACTTGTGCGTTGCTACCCACGCCTCGATGTCACCGAAGAAGAAGCAGCCAAGCTTGCCATGGGCCAATGGTTAGAGCCACGTGGGCTCAAAGGAACTCACGCTGCCGTTGGACCGGATGGCCGCTCCGTTGCATTGATCAAAGAACAGGGCAGGCGTCTAGCAACCGTCTTCGTCGCGCATCCTTCGACTCTCTAG
- a CDS encoding bifunctional riboflavin kinase/FAD synthetase: MDIWYGTAEVPADLNNSAVTIGVFDGVHRGHQKLINATVSKARSVGAKAVMVTFDPHPVSVFLPRRAPLGITTLSERFALAEIYGIDAVLVIDFTKELFGISPEKYVEFLLEDTLHAAHVVVGANFTFGENAAGTADSLMNICQSRMSVEVIDLLDDEGVRISSTTVRDYLSQGDVARANWALGRHFSVSGPVVRGAGRGGKELGFPTANQYFHDTVALPADGVYAGWLTIIPTGAPVSGNMEPGIAYAAAISVGTNPTFGDEQRSVESFVLDREADLYGHDVQVEFVDHVRDMEKFDSVEQLLEVMAKDVLKTREVLATDAAEHKLAPETYFLQTEG, translated from the coding sequence GTGGATATTTGGTACGGAACAGCAGAAGTCCCCGCGGACTTAAACAACAGTGCAGTCACCATTGGTGTCTTTGACGGTGTACACCGTGGACATCAAAAACTGATTAATGCAACTGTTTCTAAAGCCCGCTCCGTGGGAGCAAAAGCCGTCATGGTCACCTTTGACCCGCACCCGGTTTCTGTATTCCTGCCGCGTCGTGCACCGCTGGGGATTACCACTTTGTCTGAGCGTTTCGCATTGGCGGAAATCTATGGCATTGACGCAGTCTTAGTCATTGACTTCACCAAAGAACTTTTTGGAATCTCTCCGGAAAAATATGTGGAGTTTCTGCTGGAGGACACGCTGCACGCCGCGCATGTTGTGGTGGGCGCGAACTTCACCTTTGGTGAAAACGCCGCTGGTACCGCTGACTCTTTGATGAACATTTGCCAATCCCGCATGTCCGTTGAAGTTATTGACTTGCTGGATGATGAAGGTGTACGGATTTCGTCCACCACGGTGCGCGATTACCTGTCCCAGGGTGATGTCGCGCGCGCCAACTGGGCGTTAGGCAGGCACTTTTCCGTCTCCGGCCCGGTGGTGCGCGGTGCCGGTCGTGGCGGCAAGGAGTTAGGTTTTCCGACAGCGAACCAGTATTTCCATGACACAGTCGCATTGCCTGCCGATGGCGTGTATGCCGGCTGGTTAACCATCATTCCAACGGGAGCCCCGGTGAGTGGAAACATGGAACCAGGCATTGCCTATGCAGCAGCGATTTCTGTGGGAACCAATCCGACTTTCGGCGATGAACAGCGCTCCGTAGAGTCCTTCGTCCTTGACCGCGAAGCAGATTTGTACGGCCATGATGTTCAGGTTGAATTCGTTGATCATGTACGTGACATGGAGAAGTTCGACTCAGTGGAGCAGTTGCTAGAAGTCATGGCGAAAGACGTGCTGAAAACCCGTGAGGTACTTGCTACCGATGCCGCTGAGCATAAGCTTGCGCCAGAGACTTACTTTCTACAAACAGAAGGATAG
- a CDS encoding nucleoside hydrolase → MKMILDLDTGIDDAFALAYAIAHPDIELIGVTGTYGNVTIEQGMANTRALLKLLGQPDIPVYAGVEIEGFVVSEASARIHGTNGVGEVNIATDNAESAGEAVDFLIESAAKYGEDLVVVPTGAQTTTAKALEKDEALRGIRMVTMGGALTVPGNVSPAAEANISQDPVSSNSVYQLAEDMTMVGLDVTMQTQLTRAEADSWRGTAAGDAFADMAGYYIDAYQENNPHMDGCALHDPLAVAVAVDPDLVDCLILPLQVDTEGPTVGRTIGRWDGSEVETRVAVGVDVDAFVPDFIDKLGQLFARLAQ, encoded by the coding sequence ATGAAAATGATTCTGGACCTCGATACCGGCATTGATGACGCATTTGCACTGGCTTATGCCATTGCCCACCCCGACATTGAACTCATTGGTGTCACCGGAACTTATGGCAACGTGACTATCGAGCAAGGCATGGCAAATACCCGGGCCTTGCTGAAACTGCTGGGACAGCCGGATATTCCGGTCTATGCCGGCGTGGAAATTGAAGGGTTTGTGGTCTCTGAAGCTTCCGCCCGCATTCATGGCACCAACGGCGTTGGGGAAGTAAATATCGCTACGGATAATGCTGAGTCCGCTGGCGAGGCCGTGGACTTTCTCATCGAATCTGCTGCGAAGTACGGCGAGGACCTAGTTGTTGTGCCCACCGGCGCGCAAACCACCACCGCCAAAGCTCTGGAAAAAGATGAGGCCTTGCGCGGGATTCGCATGGTTACCATGGGTGGTGCACTGACTGTGCCGGGCAACGTTTCACCGGCTGCTGAGGCAAATATCTCCCAGGATCCAGTTTCTTCCAATTCCGTCTACCAGCTCGCTGAAGATATGACTATGGTGGGCTTAGACGTCACCATGCAAACCCAGCTGACTCGGGCTGAGGCAGACTCCTGGCGCGGTACTGCGGCGGGAGATGCCTTTGCGGATATGGCTGGCTATTACATCGACGCTTATCAAGAAAACAATCCTCACATGGATGGCTGCGCGCTGCATGACCCGCTAGCTGTTGCCGTGGCCGTAGATCCTGACCTCGTGGATTGTTTGATTCTGCCGCTTCAAGTTGACACCGAAGGCCCGACGGTAGGGCGCACCATTGGACGCTGGGATGGTTCCGAGGTTGAAACCCGCGTTGCCGTGGGTGTGGACGTGGATGCGTTCGTGCCTGATTTCATCGATAAGCTTGGGCAACTATTTGCCCGTTTGGCTCAGTAA
- the rpsO gene encoding 30S ribosomal protein S15, with product MALSAEKKSEILKEYGLHETDTGSPEAQVAMLTSRINTLTEHLKFHKHDHHSRRGLLLMVGRRRGLLKYLAANNVDRYRDLISRLGLRR from the coding sequence ATGGCATTGAGCGCTGAGAAGAAGTCTGAAATCCTCAAGGAATACGGCCTCCACGAGACCGACACCGGTTCTCCAGAGGCACAGGTCGCAATGCTGACCTCCCGTATCAACACCTTGACCGAGCACCTGAAGTTCCACAAGCACGATCACCACTCTCGTCGTGGTCTGCTGCTTATGGTTGGTCGTCGTCGTGGTCTGCTGAAGTACCTGGCAGCTAACAACGTTGACCGCTACCGTGACCTGATCTCCCGTCTGGGTCTGCGTCGCTAA
- a CDS encoding polyribonucleotide nucleotidyltransferase yields MSPRNSGKAQTPNNQVSFARDEDFGTLEATAVLDNGDFGTRTITFETGQLARQADGSVTTYFDDDTMLLTTVTASNQPREGFDFFPLTVDVEERMYAAGKIPGSFFRREGRPSTEAILACRLVDRPLRPTFVKGLRNEVQVINTVLSLDPAEYYDVIAINGSSAATQLSGLPVSGPVGGVRMALLSDDKHPQGQWVAFPNAEQHERALFEMVVAGRIVTRKNKGKNVEDVAIMMVEAGAGVHVHERIAEGAPAPQESTVAEGLEAAKPFIKSLCEAQAGLAERAAKEKKEFPLFPPFADEVYDAVARKAEKKLGQLMTIAAKQEREDATNAHMEEVEAQLLEVFTEGDASKQIRAAYNQLMKEIVREKILTEGFRIDGRAAEDIRDLGAEIGLIPRVHGSALFERGETQILGVTTLDMLKMEQTIDSLTPVESKRYIHHYNFPPYSTGETGRVGSPKRREIGHGALAERALLPVIPSREEFPYTIRQVSEALGSNGSTSMGSVCASTMSLYNAGVPLKAPVAGIAMGLVSGEVKGEERFVALTDILGAEDAFGDMDFKVAGTSDYITALQLDTKLDGIPSEVLANALQQARNAREEILDIMAEGIDGPDEMSPQAPKITSIKIPVSKIGELIGPKGKTINTITEETGADVSIEDDGTVYVSATTGEAADAAIEKVNAIANPQLPKVGERFLGTVVKTVAFGAFVSITPGRDGLIHISNLGGDERIEKVEDVVNVGDKIQVEIADIDNRGKISLVPVEE; encoded by the coding sequence ATGAGCCCACGCAATAGCGGGAAAGCGCAAACCCCAAACAACCAGGTCAGCTTCGCACGCGATGAAGACTTTGGCACCCTCGAAGCAACCGCAGTCCTAGACAACGGTGACTTTGGTACCCGCACCATCACCTTTGAAACCGGCCAGCTTGCCCGCCAAGCTGATGGTTCTGTCACCACTTACTTTGATGATGACACCATGTTGCTGACCACCGTGACTGCATCCAACCAGCCACGTGAAGGCTTTGACTTCTTCCCACTGACCGTGGACGTGGAAGAGCGTATGTACGCAGCCGGCAAGATCCCAGGCTCTTTCTTCCGCCGCGAAGGCCGTCCTTCTACCGAGGCGATCTTGGCCTGCCGCCTGGTTGACCGCCCACTGCGCCCAACCTTCGTGAAGGGCCTGCGCAATGAGGTTCAGGTCATCAACACTGTTCTGAGCCTGGACCCAGCGGAATACTATGACGTCATTGCCATTAATGGCTCCTCGGCTGCAACCCAGCTTTCTGGTCTGCCAGTCTCCGGCCCAGTCGGCGGCGTGCGCATGGCGCTGCTTTCTGATGACAAGCACCCACAGGGCCAGTGGGTAGCGTTCCCTAATGCTGAACAGCACGAACGCGCACTGTTTGAAATGGTTGTTGCGGGCCGTATTGTCACCCGCAAGAACAAGGGCAAGAACGTCGAAGACGTTGCCATCATGATGGTTGAAGCTGGCGCTGGCGTTCACGTTCATGAGCGCATTGCTGAGGGTGCTCCAGCACCACAGGAATCCACCGTTGCTGAGGGCCTGGAAGCAGCAAAGCCATTCATCAAGTCCCTATGTGAAGCACAGGCAGGTTTGGCGGAGCGCGCGGCGAAGGAGAAGAAGGAATTCCCACTCTTCCCACCATTCGCTGATGAGGTCTACGACGCAGTCGCTCGCAAGGCTGAGAAGAAGCTCGGTCAGCTGATGACCATTGCTGCGAAGCAGGAGCGCGAGGATGCAACCAACGCGCACATGGAAGAAGTAGAAGCACAGCTTCTTGAGGTCTTCACCGAAGGTGATGCTTCCAAGCAGATCCGTGCTGCATACAACCAGCTGATGAAGGAAATCGTGCGTGAGAAGATCCTCACCGAAGGTTTCCGCATTGATGGCCGTGCAGCAGAGGACATCCGTGACTTGGGCGCTGAAATCGGACTTATTCCACGCGTTCATGGTTCGGCACTGTTTGAGCGCGGTGAGACCCAGATTCTTGGTGTGACCACTTTGGACATGCTGAAGATGGAGCAGACCATTGACTCCCTGACCCCAGTTGAGTCCAAGCGCTACATCCACCACTACAACTTCCCTCCATACTCCACCGGTGAGACCGGCCGCGTTGGTTCTCCAAAGCGCCGCGAAATCGGCCACGGTGCACTTGCGGAGCGCGCACTCTTGCCAGTTATCCCTTCCCGTGAGGAGTTCCCATACACCATCCGCCAGGTATCTGAGGCGCTTGGTTCCAACGGTTCTACCTCCATGGGTTCTGTCTGTGCATCCACCATGTCCCTGTACAACGCAGGTGTTCCACTGAAGGCACCAGTTGCAGGTATCGCGATGGGCTTGGTTTCCGGTGAGGTCAAGGGCGAAGAGCGCTTCGTTGCTTTGACTGACATCCTCGGCGCTGAGGACGCATTCGGCGACATGGACTTTAAGGTTGCCGGCACCAGCGACTACATCACTGCACTGCAGCTGGACACCAAGTTGGACGGTATTCCTTCTGAGGTTCTGGCTAACGCTTTGCAGCAGGCACGCAACGCGCGTGAGGAAATCTTGGACATCATGGCTGAGGGCATTGATGGTCCAGATGAGATGTCCCCACAGGCGCCAAAGATCACCTCCATCAAGATTCCAGTTTCTAAGATTGGTGAGCTGATCGGCCCTAAGGGCAAGACCATCAACACCATCACCGAAGAAACCGGCGCTGACGTTTCCATCGAAGATGACGGTACTGTTTACGTTTCTGCTACCACCGGTGAAGCGGCTGACGCGGCAATTGAGAAGGTCAACGCTATCGCGAACCCTCAGCTGCCGAAGGTCGGCGAGCGTTTCTTGGGCACCGTTGTAAAGACCGTTGCCTTCGGCGCATTCGTGTCCATCACCCCGGGCCGTGACGGTCTGATTCACATCTCCAACCTCGGTGGCGATGAGCGAATTGAAAAGGTCGAGGACGTTGTCAACGTTGGCGACAAGATCCAGGTTGAAATCGCGGACATTGACAACCGCGGCAAGATCTCCCTGGTTCCAGTCGAGGAATAA
- a CDS encoding AMIN-like domain-containing (lipo)protein, protein MSIRRISLSALGLVTATTLLAACSSPADETAASSISPATSEESTSDTAASETTLEEQTSPTPSTVEATTDGSQAITPLGSPDVTDKQARPSEGTSLIPKGVRVADHGAFTRVVLDYEGEGKAGWYTQLTAEPAQQASGFPIEYDGATAIVIGVESTPWPSTPELEEAYMDSGKVEGTAAGVVTGVEYVNTFEAQSQYVIGLNKESAYSVTSLEGPPRVVIDILN, encoded by the coding sequence ATGTCTATTCGCCGTATTTCCCTATCCGCTCTGGGCTTGGTAACAGCCACCACTTTGCTTGCCGCATGCTCATCCCCTGCTGATGAGACTGCGGCTAGTTCTATTTCCCCTGCTACATCAGAAGAATCAACCTCCGACACAGCAGCGTCAGAGACAACACTTGAAGAGCAGACTTCGCCTACTCCAAGCACCGTTGAGGCAACCACCGATGGTTCACAAGCCATCACTCCCCTGGGCTCGCCAGATGTGACCGATAAGCAAGCCCGTCCATCAGAAGGCACCAGCCTGATTCCGAAGGGCGTACGCGTTGCCGATCACGGCGCTTTCACCCGCGTTGTCTTGGATTATGAAGGCGAAGGTAAGGCCGGCTGGTACACACAGTTGACGGCTGAGCCAGCACAGCAAGCATCCGGCTTTCCCATTGAATATGACGGCGCCACCGCCATCGTTATCGGTGTTGAATCCACGCCATGGCCATCCACTCCTGAGTTGGAAGAGGCCTACATGGACTCCGGCAAGGTTGAGGGCACTGCCGCCGGCGTTGTCACAGGCGTCGAGTATGTCAACACCTTTGAAGCTCAATCCCAATACGTCATTGGCCTCAACAAGGAATCCGCCTACTCAGTCACCTCTCTTGAAGGCCCACCGCGCGTTGTCATTGACATCTTGAACTAA
- a CDS encoding VOC family protein — protein MRIYIASVFVDDLEKAQDFYVNKLGFVVKDSVKNEHFWWLTVTNPDGGTELLLEPNGHPAAQAYTEALRKDGIPATQFLSDDVEAETAALKEKGVEFTTEPTDYGHSVVSAFDDTCGNLIQLVQLKNQ, from the coding sequence ATGCGCATTTATATTGCTTCCGTATTCGTTGATGACCTTGAAAAGGCCCAAGATTTCTACGTCAATAAGCTCGGTTTCGTTGTCAAAGACAGCGTTAAAAATGAGCACTTCTGGTGGCTGACCGTCACCAACCCAGACGGTGGTACCGAACTGCTTCTGGAACCAAACGGCCACCCAGCAGCGCAGGCTTACACCGAGGCGTTGCGCAAGGACGGTATCCCTGCCACACAGTTCCTTTCCGATGATGTTGAGGCAGAAACCGCAGCGCTCAAAGAAAAAGGCGTTGAATTCACCACCGAACCAACTGACTACGGCCACTCTGTGGTCTCTGCTTTTGATGACACCTGTGGCAACTTGATTCAACTGGTGCAGCTGAAGAACCAGTAA
- the dapB gene encoding 4-hydroxy-tetrahydrodipicolinate reductase, whose protein sequence is MTIKVGVLGAKGRVGQAIVQGVEASEDLELVATIGRDDSLELLAVNGAEVVVDFTQPDSVMGNLEYCIAQGIHCIVGTTGFTEERLQQVEQWAAQEGAGNVLIAPNFAISAVLTMVFARQAAQYFETAEVVEYHHPTKLDAPSGTAIHTAQGIAQARAEAGLGAMPDATEQTLDGARGALIDGIPVHAVRTRGMVAHEEVIFGAEGQSLTIRQDSYDRSSFTPGVLLGVREIEKFPGLSYGLEKFLGL, encoded by the coding sequence ATGACTATTAAAGTCGGTGTACTCGGGGCTAAAGGTCGCGTAGGTCAGGCAATCGTCCAAGGCGTCGAGGCAAGCGAAGACCTGGAGCTCGTGGCAACCATTGGCCGCGATGACTCCCTGGAGCTTTTGGCCGTCAATGGCGCAGAAGTAGTGGTGGACTTTACCCAGCCAGACTCGGTCATGGGAAACTTGGAATACTGCATCGCCCAGGGCATTCACTGCATAGTAGGCACCACCGGCTTTACCGAGGAGCGCCTGCAGCAGGTTGAACAGTGGGCCGCGCAAGAAGGCGCTGGCAATGTTCTGATTGCTCCCAACTTCGCTATCTCCGCCGTGTTGACCATGGTTTTTGCGCGCCAGGCTGCGCAGTACTTTGAGACCGCTGAGGTAGTCGAATACCACCACCCAACCAAGCTGGACGCGCCGTCTGGCACCGCTATTCACACTGCACAAGGTATCGCGCAAGCACGTGCGGAAGCAGGTTTGGGCGCTATGCCAGATGCGACAGAACAGACTTTGGACGGCGCACGCGGCGCACTCATTGATGGCATTCCGGTTCACGCTGTTCGTACCCGCGGCATGGTTGCGCATGAGGAAGTTATCTTTGGTGCGGAAGGACAGTCTTTGACCATCCGCCAGGACTCTTATGACCGCAGTTCGTTCACCCCAGGCGTTTTGCTGGGTGTTCGCGAAATCGAGAAGTTCCCAGGTCTGTCTTATGGTCTGGAAAAGTTCTTGGGGCTATAG
- the thyX gene encoding FAD-dependent thymidylate synthase — MAEQVNLDVQLIAATQFHKPPQPAWERDEKASDAEALVEFAGRACYDSFDKPNPRTQTNESYLRHLLEVGHEALLEHATATLYIQGISRSACHELVRHRHFSFSQLSQRFVHPEDAEVVVPKSIADDEQLSRLLLEAVDDTRFVYEELLRSLEEKLADEPNAILRMKQARQAARAILPNATESRIVVTGNYRAWRHFIGARATEYADVEIRSVAIACLRLLKAQAPVLFDDFNISTLADGTEMASSPYA; from the coding sequence ATGGCTGAGCAAGTCAACCTAGATGTACAGCTGATAGCTGCAACGCAGTTTCACAAACCCCCGCAGCCAGCATGGGAACGCGATGAGAAGGCGTCGGATGCAGAAGCGCTCGTAGAGTTTGCTGGGCGTGCCTGCTATGACTCCTTCGACAAGCCGAATCCGCGTACGCAAACCAATGAGTCCTACTTGCGGCATCTGCTGGAGGTGGGCCATGAGGCGCTGTTAGAACACGCCACCGCGACGTTATATATTCAAGGCATTTCCCGCTCGGCATGTCACGAGCTGGTACGTCACCGTCACTTTTCTTTCTCGCAGCTTTCGCAGCGCTTTGTGCATCCGGAGGATGCGGAAGTAGTAGTTCCGAAGTCCATTGCAGATGATGAGCAATTGTCGCGGCTGCTCCTAGAAGCTGTTGATGATACGCGTTTTGTGTATGAGGAGCTGTTGCGTTCGCTTGAAGAGAAGCTTGCCGATGAACCCAATGCCATATTGCGCATGAAACAAGCACGTCAGGCGGCACGAGCGATTCTTCCTAATGCCACCGAATCACGCATTGTTGTGACTGGAAACTATCGTGCCTGGCGGCACTTTATCGGCGCGCGAGCAACAGAGTATGCAGATGTGGAAATTCGCAGTGTAGCTATCGCTTGTTTGCGCTTGTTAAAGGCACAAGCACCGGTGCTTTTTGATGATTTTAATATCTCCACGCTGGCAGATGGTACGGAGATGGCATCCTCGCCTTATGCCTAG
- the dapA gene encoding 4-hydroxy-tetrahydrodipicolinate synthase — protein MSTGMTARTGVEHFGRVGVAMVTPFDGDGALDVEKARQLAAHLVDNGLDSLILSGTTGESPTTTVDEKLELLKAVKDEVGDRAKITAGAGTNNTASSVELVKKCADAGADGLLIVTPYYSKPSQEGVYAHFAAIANATDLPICVYDIPGRSGIPVETDTLLRLSELPTVKAVKDAKGDFAAASRLIAETDLAWYSGDDPLNLPWLSVGASGFISVVGHAAPRELAELWDAFDRGDIERAREINAQTLIPLAEQQARLGGVTLAKEALRLQGIEVGDPRLPVVGASADELEDLRRTMKKAGVLKE, from the coding sequence ATGAGCACAGGTATGACAGCAAGGACAGGTGTCGAGCACTTTGGCCGCGTTGGTGTCGCTATGGTCACTCCCTTTGATGGTGACGGCGCACTCGACGTGGAGAAGGCTCGGCAGCTAGCCGCACACCTGGTGGACAACGGCTTGGATTCTTTGATCCTGTCTGGCACCACTGGAGAATCACCCACTACTACTGTGGATGAGAAGCTGGAACTGCTCAAAGCTGTAAAGGATGAAGTAGGAGACCGGGCCAAGATCACCGCCGGCGCAGGCACGAATAACACTGCGAGCTCGGTTGAGCTGGTAAAGAAGTGTGCTGATGCTGGCGCGGATGGCCTGTTGATTGTGACGCCGTATTACTCGAAGCCGTCACAAGAAGGTGTCTACGCGCACTTTGCAGCGATAGCGAATGCCACAGACTTACCTATCTGTGTCTATGACATCCCTGGACGCTCAGGTATCCCAGTTGAGACTGATACCTTGCTGCGTTTGTCAGAACTTCCCACCGTTAAGGCTGTAAAAGACGCAAAGGGCGATTTTGCAGCTGCCTCACGTTTGATCGCAGAAACTGATCTTGCGTGGTACTCCGGTGATGACCCACTCAACCTGCCATGGTTGTCTGTTGGCGCATCCGGATTTATTTCAGTAGTGGGCCATGCAGCTCCACGCGAGCTGGCTGAACTGTGGGACGCTTTTGACCGCGGCGACATTGAGCGTGCACGGGAGATTAACGCACAAACTCTTATCCCTCTGGCGGAGCAACAGGCCCGTCTCGGAGGCGTAACACTTGCAAAAGAAGCCCTGCGACTGCAGGGCATTGAAGTTGGAGATCCACGTTTGCCAGTAGTCGGCGCAAGCGCCGATGAGCTCGAGGATCTCCGCAGGACAATGAAGAAGGCTGGAGTCCTTAAAGAATGA